One genomic segment of Fusobacterium nucleatum includes these proteins:
- a CDS encoding Na+/H+ antiporter NhaC family protein has translation MENNIDTKASFKGLIPFIVFILLYLGTGIFLNIRGVELAFYQLPGPVAAFAGIVVAFIIFKGTIQEKFNTFLEGCGHPDIITMCIIYLLAGAFAIVSKAMGGVDSTVNLGITYIPPHYIAVGLFIIGAFISTATGTSVGSIVALGPIAVGLGEKSGVPMALILAAVMGGAMFGDNLSVISDTTIAATKTQGVEMKDKFRINLYIALPAAILTIILLFFFARPDVVPEAMNYDYNLVKVFPYIFVLIMALAGVNVFVVLTSGILLSGIIGFIYGDFTLLGYGKEIYNGFTNMTEIFVLSLLTGGMAQMVTRQGGIQWVINTVQKFIVGKKSAKVGVGLLVSLADIAVANNTVAIIITGGISKKISEKNNVDLRESAAILDIFSCIFQGLIPYGAQMLILLGFAGDKVAPTQLIPLLWYQLLLGIFTLIYIFVPQISKKALSILDKNIEKK, from the coding sequence ATGGAAAATAATATAGACACTAAAGCTAGTTTTAAAGGATTGATACCATTTATAGTATTTATTTTACTTTACTTAGGAACAGGTATTTTTTTAAATATCAGAGGGGTAGAATTAGCATTTTATCAGCTACCTGGTCCTGTGGCAGCTTTTGCAGGAATAGTTGTTGCATTTATAATTTTTAAAGGAACAATACAAGAAAAATTTAATACTTTTCTAGAAGGTTGTGGTCATCCAGATATAATCACAATGTGTATTATTTATCTTTTGGCAGGAGCTTTTGCAATAGTTTCAAAAGCTATGGGTGGAGTTGATTCAACAGTTAATTTGGGAATAACTTATATTCCTCCACATTATATAGCAGTTGGATTATTTATAATAGGAGCTTTTATATCAACAGCAACTGGAACATCGGTCGGTTCAATAGTTGCACTTGGACCAATAGCAGTTGGACTAGGAGAAAAAAGTGGAGTTCCAATGGCTTTGATTTTAGCAGCTGTAATGGGTGGAGCAATGTTTGGAGATAATCTGTCAGTAATTTCTGACACTACAATAGCAGCAACTAAAACACAAGGTGTTGAGATGAAAGATAAATTCAGAATAAACTTGTATATAGCTTTACCAGCAGCTATACTTACAATAATTTTGTTATTCTTCTTTGCTAGACCTGATGTTGTTCCAGAAGCTATGAATTATGATTACAATTTAGTAAAAGTTTTTCCTTATATTTTCGTGCTTATAATGGCACTAGCTGGTGTAAATGTTTTTGTTGTTTTGACATCAGGAATTTTACTTTCAGGAATAATTGGATTTATCTATGGTGATTTTACTTTATTAGGTTATGGAAAAGAAATCTATAATGGTTTTACAAATATGACAGAAATTTTTGTACTTTCACTTTTAACAGGTGGAATGGCTCAGATGGTAACAAGACAAGGTGGAATACAATGGGTTATAAATACTGTACAAAAATTTATAGTTGGTAAAAAAAGTGCAAAAGTTGGTGTGGGACTTTTAGTTTCATTAGCTGATATAGCTGTTGCAAATAATACTGTTGCCATTATAATAACTGGTGGAATTTCTAAAAAGATTTCTGAAAAAAATAATGTGGATTTAAGAGAAAGTGCAGCTATTCTTGATATTTTCTCTTGTATATTTCAAGGATTAATACCTTATGGAGCTCAAATGTTAATACTTTTAGGTTTTGCTGGAGATAAAGTTGCTCCAACACAATTAATACCTTTATTATGGTATCAATTATTGTTAGGAATTTTCACATTAATTTACATATTTGTCCCTCAAATAAGTAAAAAAGCATTAAGTATACTGGATAAAAATATAGAAAAAAAATAA
- the nifJ gene encoding pyruvate:ferredoxin (flavodoxin) oxidoreductase, with the protein MKRVMQTMDGNQAAAYASYAFTEVAGIYPITPSSPMAEYVDEWAAKGMKNIFDVPVKLVEMQSEGGAAGTVHGSLEAGALTTTYTASQGLLLKIPNMYKIAGELLPGVIHVSARSLSVQALSIFGDHQDVYATRQTGFTMMASGSVQEVMDMGTIAHLTAIKSRVPVLHFFDGFRTSHEIQKIELMDFDVCKKLVDYDEIQKFRDRALNPEHPVTRGTAQNDDIYFQTREAQNKFYDAVPDIAAYYMEQISKETGREYKPFKYRGATDADRVIVAMASVCQTAEETVDYLVEKGEKVGLITVHLYRPFSEKYFFNVLPKTVKKIAVLERSKEQGAPGEPLLLDVKSIFYDKENAPIIVGGRYGLSSKDTTPAQIKAVFDNLSQDKPKTNFTIGIIDDVTFTSLEIGERLNVADPSTKACLFFGLGADGTVGANKNSIKIIGDKTDLYAQGYFAYDSKKSGGVTRSHLRFGKKPIRSTYLVSSPSFVACSVPAYLKQYDMTSGLKKGGKFLLNCVWDKDEVLEHIPDNIKYDLAKSESKFYIINATKLAHEIGLGQRTNTIMQSAFFKLAEIIPYEEAQKYMKEYALKSYGRKGDDVVQLNYKAIDVGASGLVEIPVDPNWANLKVEAIQKIDKNNDTSNCKTELLTSFVKDIVEPINAIKGNDLPVSAFLGREDGTFENGTAAFEKRGVAVNVPIWNLDKCIECNQCAYVCPHAAIRAFLITDEEKAASPVEFATKKANGKGLEDLTYRIQVTPLDCTGCGSCANVCPAKALDMNPIAVALENHEDEKAAYIYSKVTYKTDKMPTNTVKGSQFSQPLFEFNGACPGCGETPYLKVISQMFGDRMMVANASGCSSVYSGSAPSTPYTKNCCGEGPAWASSLFEDNAEYGFGMHVGVEALRDRIQHIMEVSMDKVTPALQGLFREWIENRNYAAKTREISPKILTALEGNNETYAKDIIGLKQYLIKKSQWIVGGDGWAYDIGYGGLDHVLASKEDINVIVMDTEVYSNTGGQSSKATPTAAVAKFAAAGKPLKKKDLAAICMSYGHIYVAQVSMGANQQQFLKAIQEAESYNGPSIIIAYSPCINHGIKKGMSKSQTEMKLATECGYWPIFRYNPLLEKDGKNPLQLDSKEPKWELYQDYLMGETRYMTLKKTNPNEAIDLFEKNMFDAQRRWRQYKRLASLDYSDEKR; encoded by the coding sequence ATGAAAAGAGTTATGCAAACAATGGACGGAAACCAAGCTGCTGCTTATGCTTCTTATGCTTTTACAGAAGTTGCAGGTATTTATCCAATAACACCTTCTTCACCAATGGCTGAATATGTTGATGAATGGGCTGCTAAAGGAATGAAAAATATTTTTGATGTTCCTGTCAAATTGGTTGAAATGCAATCTGAAGGAGGCGCTGCTGGTACTGTTCATGGTTCATTAGAAGCTGGAGCTTTAACTACAACTTATACTGCTTCACAAGGTTTACTTTTAAAAATTCCTAATATGTATAAAATAGCAGGAGAATTATTGCCAGGTGTAATCCATGTATCTGCTCGTTCTTTATCAGTTCAAGCACTTTCTATTTTTGGAGATCACCAAGATGTGTATGCAACTAGACAAACTGGTTTTACCATGATGGCTAGTGGTTCTGTTCAAGAAGTTATGGATATGGGAACTATTGCCCATTTAACTGCAATTAAATCAAGAGTACCTGTTCTACATTTTTTTGATGGTTTTAGAACTTCCCATGAAATCCAAAAAATCGAACTTATGGATTTTGATGTCTGTAAAAAATTAGTTGACTATGATGAAATTCAAAAATTTAGAGATAGAGCTTTAAATCCTGAACATCCTGTTACAAGAGGAACTGCTCAAAATGATGATATATATTTCCAAACAAGGGAAGCACAAAATAAATTTTATGATGCTGTGCCAGATATAGCAGCATACTATATGGAACAAATTTCAAAGGAAACTGGTAGAGAATACAAACCTTTTAAATATAGAGGGGCCACTGATGCTGATAGAGTTATTGTCGCTATGGCATCTGTTTGTCAAACAGCAGAAGAAACTGTTGATTATTTAGTTGAAAAGGGGGAAAAAGTTGGACTTATAACTGTTCATCTATACAGACCTTTCTCTGAAAAATACTTTTTTAATGTTTTACCTAAAACTGTTAAAAAGATAGCAGTTTTAGAAAGATCTAAGGAACAAGGAGCACCAGGAGAACCTTTACTTTTAGATGTGAAATCAATATTCTATGATAAAGAAAATGCACCAATAATAGTTGGTGGAAGGTATGGTCTATCTTCAAAAGATACCACTCCTGCTCAAATAAAAGCAGTATTTGATAACTTATCACAAGATAAACCTAAAACAAACTTTACAATAGGTATTATTGATGATGTTACTTTTACATCTCTTGAAATAGGAGAAAGATTAAATGTTGCAGATCCTTCAACTAAGGCTTGTCTATTCTTTGGACTTGGAGCAGATGGAACAGTTGGTGCAAATAAGAACTCAATAAAAATAATTGGAGATAAAACTGATTTATATGCTCAAGGATACTTTGCTTATGACTCTAAAAAATCTGGTGGAGTTACAAGATCACATTTAAGATTTGGTAAAAAACCTATCAGATCTACTTATTTAGTATCAAGCCCAAGTTTTGTTGCTTGTTCTGTTCCAGCTTATTTAAAACAATATGATATGACATCTGGCCTTAAAAAAGGGGGGAAATTTTTATTAAATTGTGTTTGGGATAAAGATGAGGTCTTAGAACACATTCCAGATAACATTAAATATGATTTAGCAAAATCAGAATCTAAGTTTTACATTATTAATGCTACTAAACTAGCTCATGAAATTGGTTTAGGACAAAGAACAAATACAATAATGCAGTCAGCTTTCTTTAAACTAGCTGAAATCATACCTTATGAAGAAGCACAAAAGTATATGAAAGAATATGCTTTGAAATCTTATGGTAGAAAAGGTGATGATGTAGTTCAACTTAACTATAAGGCAATAGATGTTGGTGCTTCTGGTTTAGTTGAAATTCCAGTTGATCCTAATTGGGCAAATTTAAAAGTTGAAGCTATACAAAAGATTGATAAAAATAATGATACATCTAATTGTAAAACTGAGCTATTAACTTCTTTTGTTAAAGACATAGTTGAACCTATCAATGCTATAAAGGGAAATGATTTACCTGTTTCTGCATTCTTAGGTAGAGAAGATGGAACATTTGAAAATGGTACTGCTGCTTTTGAAAAAAGGGGAGTTGCAGTTAATGTACCTATATGGAATTTAGATAAATGTATAGAATGTAATCAATGTGCTTATGTATGTCCACATGCAGCCATTAGAGCATTTTTAATAACAGATGAAGAAAAAGCTGCTTCTCCTGTTGAATTTGCTACAAAAAAAGCCAATGGTAAAGGATTGGAAGACTTAACTTATAGAATACAAGTTACTCCTCTTGATTGTACTGGTTGTGGTTCTTGTGCAAATGTTTGTCCTGCTAAGGCTCTCGATATGAATCCTATTGCTGTGGCATTGGAAAATCATGAAGATGAAAAAGCAGCATATATTTACAGTAAGGTAACATATAAAACTGATAAGATGCCTACTAATACAGTTAAAGGCTCTCAATTCTCTCAACCATTATTTGAATTTAATGGAGCTTGTCCAGGTTGTGGAGAAACACCATATTTGAAAGTTATCTCTCAAATGTTTGGAGATAGAATGATGGTTGCAAATGCAAGTGGATGTTCATCAGTTTATAGTGGTTCTGCTCCATCAACACCTTATACTAAAAATTGTTGTGGAGAAGGTCCTGCTTGGGCATCATCTCTATTTGAAGATAATGCTGAATATGGTTTTGGTATGCATGTTGGAGTAGAAGCTCTTCGTGATAGAATACAACATATCATGGAAGTTTCTATGGATAAGGTTACTCCTGCATTACAAGGTTTATTCCGTGAATGGATAGAAAATAGAAATTATGCTGCTAAAACAAGAGAAATAAGTCCAAAAATTTTAACTGCATTAGAAGGAAATAATGAAACTTATGCTAAGGATATCATAGGTCTAAAACAATATCTAATTAAAAAATCTCAATGGATAGTTGGTGGAGATGGTTGGGCTTATGATATAGGATATGGTGGACTTGACCATGTACTTGCATCAAAAGAAGATATAAATGTTATAGTTATGGATACAGAAGTTTATTCAAATACTGGTGGACAATCTTCTAAAGCTACGCCAACTGCTGCTGTTGCAAAATTTGCTGCTGCTGGTAAACCTTTAAAGAAAAAAGATTTAGCTGCTATTTGTATGAGTTATGGTCATATCTATGTTGCACAAGTTTCTATGGGAGCTAACCAACAACAATTCTTGAAAGCTATACAAGAAGCTGAAAGCTATAATGGACCATCAATAATTATTGCTTACTCTCCTTGTATCAACCACGGAATTAAAAAAGGTATGTCAAAGTCACAAACTGAAATGAAACTTGCAACTGAATGTGGTTATTGGCCTATATTTAGATACAATCCATTACTTGAAAAAGATGGTAAAAATCCTTTACAATTAGATTCAAAAGAACCTAAATGGGAACTATACCAAGATTACTTAATGGGTGAAACTAGATATATGACATTGAAAAAAACAAACCCTAATGAAGCAATTGACTTATTTGAAAAAAATATGTTTGATGCCCAAAGAAGATGGAGACAATACAAGAGACTTGCAAGTTTAGATTATTCTGATGAAAAAAGATAG
- a CDS encoding FprA family A-type flavoprotein, producing the protein MHNVRNITEDLYWIGANDRRLALFENIHPIPEGVSYNSYMLLDKETVVFDTVDWSVTRQYIENIEYLLNGRELDYLVVHHMEPDHCASIEELAFRYPKMKIISSEKGFMFMRQFGYKSINGHQLIEAKEGDKFKFGKHEIVFLEAPMVHWPEVLVSLDTTNGALFSADAFGSFKSLDGRLFNDEVNWDRDWLDEGRRYLTNIVGKYGPHIQYLLKKAAPVVDKIKFICPLHGVVWRNDFGYLIDKYDKWSRYEPEEKGVLIAYASMYGNTENAIEILAKKLAEKGITNIKMFDVSNTHVSYLISNLFKYSHLVIASPTYNLGIYPVIHNFVMDMKALNLQNRTVAIVENGSWARKSGDLLQEFFETQIKDITVLNERVGLTSSANNVNLDEMDALVDALVESLNK; encoded by the coding sequence ATGCATAATGTTAGAAATATAACTGAGGATCTTTATTGGATTGGAGCAAATGACCGTCGTCTTGCACTTTTTGAAAATATACACCCTATTCCAGAAGGAGTTTCATATAATTCATATATGTTATTGGATAAAGAAACAGTAGTTTTTGATACTGTTGATTGGTCTGTAACAAGACAATATATAGAAAATATAGAATATTTATTAAATGGTAGAGAGCTTGATTATTTAGTAGTACATCATATGGAACCAGATCACTGTGCTTCAATAGAAGAATTAGCTTTTCGTTATCCAAAAATGAAAATAATTTCTTCTGAAAAAGGCTTTATGTTTATGAGGCAATTTGGATACAAAAGCATAAATGGCCACCAATTAATTGAAGCAAAAGAAGGAGATAAGTTTAAATTTGGTAAACATGAAATAGTATTTTTGGAAGCACCTATGGTTCACTGGCCAGAAGTGTTAGTAAGTCTTGATACAACAAATGGGGCTTTATTCTCAGCTGATGCCTTTGGTTCTTTTAAATCTCTTGATGGAAGATTATTCAATGATGAAGTAAACTGGGATAGAGATTGGTTAGATGAAGGTCGTCGTTATTTAACAAATATTGTTGGAAAATATGGTCCACATATTCAATATTTATTGAAAAAAGCAGCTCCAGTTGTAGATAAAATTAAATTTATTTGTCCATTACATGGTGTAGTTTGGAGAAATGATTTTGGATATTTAATTGATAAGTATGATAAATGGAGCAGATATGAGCCAGAAGAAAAAGGAGTATTAATTGCCTATGCTTCAATGTATGGAAATACAGAAAATGCAATTGAAATATTAGCAAAAAAATTGGCTGAAAAAGGAATTACAAATATTAAGATGTTTGATGTATCTAATACTCATGTATCTTATTTAATTTCAAATTTATTCAAGTATAGTCATTTAGTTATAGCTTCTCCTACATATAACTTAGGAATTTATCCTGTTATCCATAACTTTGTAATGGATATGAAGGCTTTAAATTTACAAAATAGGACAGTTGCAATAGTTGAAAATGGTTCTTGGGCAAGAAAATCTGGAGATTTATTACAAGAATTTTTTGAAACTCAAATAAAAGATATAACTGTTTTAAATGAAAGAGTAGGGTTAACTTCATCAGCTAATAATGTAAACCTTGATGAAATGGATGCACTTGTTGATGCATTAGTTGAATCTTTAAATAAATAA
- a CDS encoding acyl-CoA dehydrogenase family protein: MLFKTTEEHEALRMQVREFVETEVKPIAAILDKENKFPHEAIKKFGQMGFMGLPYPKEYGGAGKDILSYAIAVEELSRVDGGTGVILSAHVSLGSYPIFAFGTEEQKKKYLTPLAKGEKLGAFGLTEPNAGSDAGGTETTAVKEGDYYILNGEKIFITNADVAETYVVFAVTTPDIGTKGISAFIVEKGWEGFTFGDHYDKLGIRSSSTCQLLFNNVKVPKENLLGKEGDGFKIAMSTLDGGRIGIAAQALGIAQGAFEHALEYAKEREQFGKPIAFQQAISFKLADMATKLRTARFLIYSAAELKEHHEPYGMESAMAKQYASDIALEVVNDAVQIFGGAGYLKGMEVERAYRDAKITTIYEGTNEIQRVVIAAHLIGKAPKSDAVAVAKKKKGPVTGPRKNIIFKDGSTKEKVAALVAALKADGYDFTVGIPLDTPIGKSERVVSAGKGIGDKKNMKLIENLAKQAGASVGCSRPVAETLQYLPLDRYVGMSGQKFVGNLYIACGISGALQHLKGIKDATTIVAINTNANAPIFKNADYGIVGDVAEILPLLTKELDNGEAKKDAPPMKKMKRVIPRVMYSPHVYVCSGCGHEYNPDLGDEDSDIKPGTRFKDLPEDWTCPDCGDPKSGYIDAK, from the coding sequence ATGCTTTTTAAAACTACTGAAGAACATGAAGCTCTTCGTATGCAAGTGAGAGAATTTGTTGAAACTGAGGTTAAACCTATTGCAGCTATCTTAGATAAAGAAAATAAATTCCCACATGAAGCAATTAAAAAATTTGGACAAATGGGATTTATGGGTCTACCTTATCCAAAAGAATATGGTGGAGCAGGAAAAGATATTCTTAGCTATGCAATAGCTGTTGAGGAATTATCTAGAGTTGATGGAGGGACTGGAGTTATTCTATCTGCACATGTTTCATTGGGGTCATATCCTATTTTTGCTTTTGGTACAGAAGAGCAAAAGAAAAAATATCTTACACCATTAGCTAAGGGAGAAAAATTAGGGGCATTTGGATTGACGGAACCTAATGCTGGTTCAGATGCTGGTGGAACAGAAACAACTGCTGTTAAAGAAGGAGATTATTATATATTAAATGGTGAAAAAATCTTCATAACAAATGCGGATGTTGCTGAGACTTATGTAGTTTTTGCTGTAACTACTCCTGATATAGGAACAAAAGGGATAAGTGCATTTATAGTTGAAAAAGGTTGGGAAGGATTTACTTTTGGAGATCACTATGACAAATTAGGTATTCGTTCATCTTCAACTTGTCAATTATTATTTAATAATGTAAAAGTTCCTAAGGAAAATCTTTTAGGAAAAGAAGGAGATGGTTTTAAAATAGCTATGTCTACTCTTGATGGAGGGCGTATAGGTATAGCTGCACAAGCATTAGGAATTGCACAAGGTGCTTTTGAACATGCTCTTGAATATGCAAAAGAAAGAGAACAATTTGGAAAACCAATAGCTTTTCAACAAGCAATTTCATTTAAACTTGCAGATATGGCAACAAAATTAAGAACAGCTAGATTCTTAATTTATAGTGCTGCTGAATTAAAAGAACATCATGAACCTTATGGAATGGAATCTGCAATGGCAAAACAATATGCTTCTGATATAGCTCTTGAAGTAGTAAATGATGCTGTACAAATATTTGGAGGTGCTGGATACTTAAAAGGAATGGAAGTAGAAAGAGCATATAGAGATGCAAAAATTACAACTATTTATGAAGGAACAAATGAAATTCAAAGAGTTGTTATAGCTGCACACTTAATAGGAAAAGCTCCTAAGTCAGATGCAGTAGCAGTTGCTAAAAAGAAAAAAGGACCAGTTACAGGACCTAGAAAGAATATAATATTTAAAGATGGATCAACTAAAGAAAAAGTTGCTGCATTAGTTGCTGCATTAAAAGCAGATGGATATGATTTCACTGTTGGTATCCCTCTTGATACTCCAATAGGGAAATCTGAAAGAGTTGTAAGTGCTGGAAAAGGAATTGGAGATAAAAAGAACATGAAGTTAATTGAAAACTTAGCTAAACAAGCAGGAGCTTCAGTTGGATGTTCTAGACCAGTAGCAGAGACATTACAATATTTACCTCTTGACCGTTATGTAGGAATGTCAGGACAAAAATTTGTTGGAAACCTTTATATAGCTTGTGGAATCTCAGGAGCTTTACAACACTTAAAAGGAATTAAAGATGCAACAACAATAGTTGCTATAAATACAAATGCAAATGCACCAATATTTAAAAATGCTGACTATGGAATAGTCGGAGATGTGGCAGAAATTTTACCTCTGTTAACTAAGGAATTAGACAATGGAGAAGCTAAAAAAGATGCACCACCTATGAAAAAAATGAAGAGAGTTATACCTAGAGTAATGTATAGTCCTCATGTATATGTATGTAGTGGTTGTGGACATGAATATAATCCTGATTTAGGAGATGAAGATTCTGATATTAAACCAGGAACTAGATTTAAAGATTTACCAGAAGATTGGACTTGTCCTGATTGTGGAGATCCAAAATCTGGATATATAGATGCAAAGTAA
- the megL gene encoding methionine gamma-lyase, whose protein sequence is MKTKKCGLGTTAIHAGTLKNLYGTLAMPIYQTSTFIFDSAEQGGRRFALEEDGYIYTRLGNPTTTVLENKIAALEEGEAAVATSSGMGAISSTLWTVLKAGDHIVTDKTLYGCTFALMNHGLTKFGVEVTFVDTSNLDEVKKAMKKNTRVVYLETPANPNLKIVDLEALAKLAHTNPNTLVIVDNTFATPYMQKPLKLGADIVVHSVTKYINGHGDVIAGLVITNKELADQIRFVGLKDMTGAVIGPQEAYYIIRGMKTFEIRMERHCKNARAVADFLNKHPKIQKVYYPGLETHPGYEIAKKQMKDFGAMISFELKGGFEAGKALLNNLSLCSLAVSLGDTETLIQHPASMTHSPYTKEEREAAGITDGLVRLSVGLENIEDIIADLEQGLAKI, encoded by the coding sequence ATGAAAACAAAAAAATGTGGTTTAGGAACAACTGCTATACATGCAGGAACTTTAAAAAATTTATATGGAACACTTGCGATGCCTATATATCAAACTTCTACTTTTATATTCGATTCAGCAGAACAAGGTGGAAGAAGATTTGCTCTTGAAGAAGATGGATATATTTACACAAGATTAGGAAATCCTACAACAACAGTTTTAGAAAATAAAATTGCTGCTCTTGAAGAGGGTGAAGCTGCTGTTGCTACATCATCTGGTATGGGGGCTATATCTTCAACTCTATGGACTGTATTAAAAGCAGGTGACCATATTGTTACTGATAAAACTTTATATGGTTGTACTTTTGCTTTGATGAATCATGGTCTTACAAAATTTGGAGTTGAAGTTACTTTTGTTGATACTTCTAATTTAGATGAAGTTAAAAAAGCAATGAAAAAAAATACAAGAGTTGTTTATCTTGAAACTCCTGCCAATCCAAATTTAAAAATAGTTGATTTAGAAGCACTTGCTAAACTTGCTCATACAAACCCAAATACTTTAGTTATAGTAGATAATACTTTTGCAACTCCATATATGCAAAAGCCTTTAAAATTGGGTGCAGATATTGTTGTTCACTCTGTAACAAAATATATAAATGGACATGGAGATGTTATAGCAGGACTTGTTATAACAAACAAAGAACTTGCTGATCAAATACGTTTTGTTGGTTTAAAAGATATGACAGGGGCTGTTATAGGCCCTCAAGAAGCATATTATATTATCAGAGGAATGAAAACTTTTGAAATTCGTATGGAAAGACACTGTAAAAATGCTAGAGCAGTTGCTGATTTCTTAAATAAGCATCCAAAAATTCAGAAAGTTTATTATCCAGGACTTGAAACTCACCCTGGTTATGAAATAGCAAAAAAACAAATGAAAGATTTTGGAGCAATGATTTCATTTGAATTAAAAGGTGGATTTGAAGCTGGAAAAGCCTTATTAAATAATCTAAGTTTATGCTCTTTGGCAGTTTCATTAGGAGATACTGAAACTCTTATTCAACACCCAGCATCTATGACTCACTCTCCTTATACAAAAGAAGAAAGAGAAGCTGCTGGAATAACTGATGGTTTAGTTAGATTATCAGTTGGACTTGAAAATATTGAAGATATTATAGCTGATTTAGAACAAGGATTAGCAAAAATTTAA